A region of Pseudomonas marginalis DNA encodes the following proteins:
- a CDS encoding Rieske 2Fe-2S domain-containing protein codes for MKAISLNITHANYVAVGERTYFLKRHAYSTQLLPTACPHRGGPLHMGEVTGDGQSVICPWHDNAYKVCNLEKKALPTVRVRNQISTVVGDTERCVPLLKISRYN; via the coding sequence ATGAAAGCCATCAGCCTGAATATCACCCACGCCAACTATGTGGCCGTGGGGGAAAGAACCTACTTTCTCAAGCGTCATGCGTATTCGACGCAATTGCTGCCCACCGCATGCCCCCATCGTGGCGGCCCGCTGCACATGGGCGAAGTGACAGGCGACGGCCAAAGCGTGATCTGTCCCTGGCACGACAACGCCTACAAGGTCTGCAACCTGGAAAAAAAAGCACTGCCCACGGTGCGCGTCAGGAACCAGATCAGCACCGTCGTCGGCGACACCGAGCGCTGTGTGCCGCTGCTTAAAATCTCCCGCTACAACTGA
- a CDS encoding MFS transporter, whose protein sequence is MNTKSTLTAFYSIVTLFTGLDMAIVIAMVWFGLETTGSTFLVGATLCVATVVPYLCEQYIGKFFTIELSLKRLLYIRLAAFAAVLGLSFTQAALLPIGFLAIAFVVGVTDYFTISTLESKNTKLVLAGLTDSDTCARLMQTSIQIGAFGGALLGGLIVDVFSVNQTLQIISLAAILSLAAILLVADNPNEHTAEQATGPSTARPLDLPRNLYILIIVLSMIGFHIGAFNSLVPIVFQKLNEWNATLFGVASGLAGLGAFSAAVLPRIKLNSYGAISLVILADVAIVYFQNLYVMMAAAFLLGFCINSLRIQLRKTLIESAPNARVADVIAAKSSLYYLLVSGSAPMILTFFTTSGFLGLEGARLLMIVSAGLLATAVLAWNLTPAAAPTATTE, encoded by the coding sequence ATGAATACTAAATCGACATTGACCGCGTTCTATTCAATCGTGACCCTGTTCACCGGCCTCGACATGGCGATTGTCATCGCGATGGTCTGGTTCGGCCTGGAGACCACCGGTTCAACATTCCTGGTCGGCGCCACCTTGTGCGTGGCGACCGTGGTGCCCTATTTGTGCGAACAGTACATCGGCAAGTTCTTTACCATTGAACTCAGCCTGAAACGACTGCTGTACATTCGCCTGGCGGCCTTCGCCGCAGTACTGGGGCTGTCGTTTACCCAGGCCGCCTTGCTGCCGATCGGCTTCCTGGCCATCGCGTTCGTGGTGGGCGTCACCGACTACTTCACCATCAGCACCCTGGAATCGAAAAATACCAAGCTGGTGCTGGCCGGCCTCACCGACAGCGATACCTGCGCGCGGTTGATGCAAACCTCCATCCAGATCGGTGCTTTCGGCGGTGCGCTGCTGGGCGGGTTGATCGTGGATGTGTTCTCGGTCAACCAGACACTGCAGATCATCAGCCTGGCGGCGATCCTCTCGCTCGCGGCCATCCTCCTGGTGGCCGACAACCCCAACGAACACACCGCCGAACAGGCCACAGGGCCCTCCACTGCGCGGCCGCTGGACCTGCCGCGCAACCTCTACATTCTGATCATCGTGTTGAGCATGATCGGCTTCCATATAGGCGCGTTCAACAGCCTGGTGCCCATCGTTTTTCAAAAGCTCAATGAGTGGAATGCCACCCTGTTCGGCGTCGCCAGTGGCCTGGCCGGCCTGGGCGCCTTCAGCGCCGCCGTGTTGCCGCGCATCAAGCTCAACAGCTATGGGGCCATCTCGCTGGTGATACTGGCGGACGTGGCAATCGTCTACTTCCAGAACCTCTACGTGATGATGGCTGCGGCCTTCCTGCTGGGTTTTTGCATCAACAGCCTGCGGATCCAGCTGCGTAAAACCCTGATCGAGTCGGCGCCCAACGCCCGGGTAGCCGATGTGATCGCGGCCAAGAGTTCGCTCTACTACCTGCTGGTCAGTGGCTCGGCACCGATGATCCTGACGTTCTTCACCACCTCGGGATTTCTCGGACTCGAAGGCGCCCGCCTGTTGATGATCGTCTCCGCCGGCCTGTTGGCCACCGCCGTACTGGCGTGGAACCTGACCCCGGCCGCCGCGCCCACCGCCACCACGGAATAA
- a CDS encoding ATP-grasp domain-containing protein, with amino-acid sequence MHDVKTVLIVDPFSTGKLYAPLLNAQGIRCIAVISTRALPEHFTNDLITENFHEVYAWEESLLITLEALSPSAVIAGCETAIYLTDYLTELLDIPGNSRITSDLRRNKFSMQQALKKYQLAHIDSHLLSSPSRIGEVLAKLDEAATYVVKPLNSAATEGVVFAQGKREVETALKNAAWQQKNDLGEVNLGFIVQSFIAGPEYVVDMVAFDGTYVVASVCKYTKIQKNGSMFVYESLDTLDPRAEELQPLTDYARQAAAALGVRVGPIHMEIIWSEAGPVMIEAGGRLHGGIAPLLFQQVYHPDLLLLSIDSYLGHPRPEADAVSQISHGRIGFFCSDERHAFAPPSPQAIQSAQADEAYCGHRYFISAGETTPVTIDFATCPGLFWLQSPSAQQLDTSTANLRKKLWG; translated from the coding sequence ATGCACGACGTGAAAACCGTACTGATCGTTGACCCGTTCTCCACGGGCAAACTCTACGCGCCCTTGCTCAACGCACAGGGCATACGGTGCATCGCCGTGATCTCCACACGCGCCTTGCCTGAACACTTCACCAACGACCTGATCACAGAGAACTTCCATGAGGTGTATGCCTGGGAAGAGAGCCTGTTGATTACCCTGGAAGCCTTGTCACCGAGCGCCGTGATCGCCGGTTGCGAAACCGCGATCTACCTCACGGACTACCTGACGGAGCTGCTCGACATCCCGGGCAATAGCCGTATCACCAGCGACCTGCGACGCAACAAGTTCTCCATGCAGCAGGCGCTGAAAAAATACCAGTTGGCCCACATCGATTCGCACTTGCTGAGCTCACCGAGCCGCATCGGCGAAGTGCTGGCCAAACTCGACGAGGCGGCCACCTATGTGGTCAAGCCGCTGAACTCGGCCGCCACCGAAGGCGTGGTGTTTGCCCAAGGCAAGCGCGAAGTGGAGACCGCCTTGAAAAACGCGGCCTGGCAGCAGAAAAACGACCTGGGCGAAGTCAACCTCGGTTTTATCGTGCAGTCGTTCATAGCGGGACCGGAGTACGTGGTGGATATGGTCGCCTTTGACGGCACCTACGTCGTTGCCAGCGTCTGCAAGTACACCAAGATCCAGAAGAACGGCAGCATGTTTGTCTACGAAAGCCTCGACACCCTCGACCCGCGGGCTGAAGAACTGCAACCGCTGACCGATTACGCGCGCCAGGCGGCAGCGGCCCTGGGCGTGCGGGTCGGGCCGATTCATATGGAAATCATCTGGTCAGAGGCCGGGCCGGTGATGATCGAGGCCGGCGGTCGCTTGCACGGCGGCATCGCGCCCCTGCTGTTCCAGCAGGTGTATCACCCCGACTTGCTGTTACTGTCGATCGACAGCTACCTCGGCCACCCACGCCCCGAGGCCGATGCGGTGAGCCAGATCAGCCATGGCCGGATCGGTTTCTTCTGTTCCGATGAACGCCATGCCTTCGCTCCTCCCTCACCCCAGGCCATACAAAGCGCCCAGGCGGACGAGGCCTATTGCGGGCACCGTTATTTCATCAGCGCCGGCGAAACCACGCCGGTCACGATCGACTTCGCCACCTGTCCAGGGCTGTTCTGGCTGCAAAGCCCTTCGGCGCAGCAACTGGACACCAGTACCGCCAACCTGCGAAAAAAACTGTGGGGCTAA
- a CDS encoding phenylalanine--tRNA ligase beta subunit-related protein codes for MKSRLIIRKSACELGINNACAAVIEDITVSDDQSFVGVLQSNLNHVASRLNELDSNVVYEGFAKQLKKLGYENTVSANEKLLRRFIAKGVYPINNIVDAYNAVAIRHGVSIGVHTYHQKDDIYVMRSEKPRVLRPLFAKKAITIPVGDIVYTCGDVPLASIGKVDADAHDFRLTKDSSRLLVVILGHDDTSFQFNQAVIEELVDTLRQKMPNLSHHFLETVRDHA; via the coding sequence ATGAAAAGTCGTTTGATCATCAGAAAGTCAGCCTGTGAGCTGGGCATCAATAATGCGTGCGCCGCCGTGATCGAAGACATCACCGTGTCGGATGACCAGAGCTTCGTCGGGGTACTGCAAAGTAACCTGAACCACGTGGCCTCGCGCCTTAACGAGCTGGACTCGAACGTCGTGTACGAAGGGTTTGCCAAACAGCTCAAGAAACTCGGCTACGAAAATACCGTGAGTGCCAACGAAAAGCTGCTGCGCCGCTTCATCGCCAAAGGCGTGTACCCTATCAACAACATCGTCGACGCCTATAACGCAGTCGCGATCCGACATGGGGTCAGCATCGGCGTGCACACCTATCATCAGAAGGATGACATCTATGTGATGCGTTCGGAAAAGCCGAGGGTGCTACGCCCCCTGTTCGCCAAGAAGGCCATCACGATTCCCGTCGGCGATATCGTCTATACCTGCGGTGATGTGCCGTTGGCGAGCATCGGCAAGGTGGATGCCGATGCCCATGACTTCCGGCTGACGAAAGACTCGTCGAGGTTGTTGGTGGTGATCCTGGGGCACGACGACACATCGTTCCAGTTCAACCAGGCGGTCATCGAAGAACTCGTGGACACCCTGCGCCAGAAAATGCCGAACCTGAGCCATCATTTTCTTGAAACCGTGCGCGACCACGCCTGA
- a CDS encoding Lrp/AsnC family transcriptional regulator yields the protein MDKIDELIIAALKDDSRVSLAQLARQVHKSRTAVESRVQKLIEKGIILGFTINVAEGDETLQAAFLMLTLNGSNCHLVFPKIQQFSQVVHAYSLFGDVDMMLDVRYRSFEELMVFKDSLLKIEHVKEVVVNPVLKAWR from the coding sequence GTGGACAAGATTGATGAACTGATCATTGCAGCCTTGAAGGATGACTCCCGAGTCAGCCTGGCGCAATTGGCGCGGCAAGTTCATAAGTCTCGAACCGCAGTGGAGTCGCGTGTTCAAAAGCTGATTGAGAAAGGCATCATCCTGGGCTTCACCATCAACGTCGCCGAGGGCGATGAGACCCTGCAAGCGGCGTTCTTGATGCTGACGCTCAATGGCAGCAACTGCCATCTGGTGTTTCCGAAGATCCAGCAGTTCAGCCAGGTGGTGCATGCCTATTCACTGTTTGGCGACGTGGACATGATGCTCGACGTTCGGTACAGGAGCTTTGAAGAGCTGATGGTCTTCAAGGACAGCCTGCTGAAGATCGAGCATGTGAAGGAAGTGGTGGTCAACCCGGTGCTGAAGGCCTGGCGCTAG
- a CDS encoding carboxylate/amino acid/amine transporter, which yields MGYLLVVTLIQAFSFSLIGEYLAGHVDSYFAVLVRVVLAGLVFIPLTRWRSVEPAFMRGLLVIGALQFGVTYVCLYLSFRVLTVPEVLLFTILTPLHVTLIEDALNRRFNPWALVAALVAVAGAAVIRFDQITPHFLMGFLLLQLANFTYAAGQVMYKHLVARYPSDLPHYRRFGYFYLGALLVVLPAFLLFGKADFLPQAPLQWGVLLFLGLVSTALGIYWWNKGACLVHGGTLAVMNNLHVPVGLLLNLLIWNQHEPLGRLALGGLVILGAVWISRLGVKPAPGVQSAT from the coding sequence ATGGGCTATCTACTGGTTGTCACCCTGATTCAGGCATTTTCCTTCAGCTTGATCGGCGAATACCTCGCCGGTCACGTCGACAGCTACTTCGCGGTGCTGGTGCGTGTCGTGCTGGCTGGGCTGGTCTTTATCCCGCTGACCCGCTGGCGCTCGGTCGAACCTGCCTTTATGCGCGGCCTGCTGGTGATCGGCGCGCTGCAGTTTGGCGTGACCTATGTGTGCCTGTACCTGAGCTTTCGTGTGCTCACGGTGCCGGAGGTGCTGCTGTTCACCATTCTCACGCCGTTACACGTGACCCTGATCGAGGATGCGCTCAACCGGCGCTTCAACCCGTGGGCACTGGTTGCTGCCCTGGTGGCAGTGGCGGGGGCGGCGGTGATTCGCTTCGACCAGATCACCCCGCACTTCCTGATGGGCTTCCTGCTGCTGCAACTGGCTAACTTCACCTACGCCGCCGGGCAAGTGATGTACAAGCACCTGGTGGCACGCTACCCGAGTGACCTGCCGCACTACCGGCGTTTCGGTTATTTCTACCTCGGTGCGTTGCTGGTGGTGTTGCCGGCGTTCCTGTTGTTCGGTAAGGCCGATTTCCTGCCGCAAGCGCCGCTGCAATGGGGTGTCTTGCTGTTCCTCGGGCTGGTCAGCACTGCCCTTGGCATTTATTGGTGGAACAAAGGCGCCTGCCTGGTGCATGGCGGAACCCTGGCGGTGATGAACAACCTGCATGTGCCGGTAGGATTGTTGCTGAACCTGCTGATCTGGAACCAGCACGAGCCGCTGGGTCGCCTGGCCTTGGGTGGCCTGGTGATCCTGGGGGCGGTGTGGATAAGTCGATTGGGCGTAAAGCCCGCGCCTGGCGTACAGTCTGCGACGTGA
- a CDS encoding FMN-dependent NADH-azoreductase has translation MSNVLIIESSARQQDSISRQLTQQFISQWQAAHPMDRITVRDVALNPVPHLDANLLGGWMKPADQRNGNEQASLDRSNELTDELLAADVLVMAAPMYNFAIPSTLKAWLDHVLRAGVTFKYTPTGPQGLLTGKRAIVLTARGGIHTGASSDHQEPYLRQVMAFIGIHDVTFIHAEGVNLSGDFQEKGINHAKAQLVQLVA, from the coding sequence ATGTCCAATGTTCTGATCATCGAAAGCAGCGCCCGCCAGCAGGATTCGATCTCCCGCCAACTGACCCAGCAGTTCATCAGCCAATGGCAGGCCGCCCACCCGATGGACCGGATCACGGTACGTGACGTGGCGCTCAACCCGGTTCCGCACCTGGACGCCAACCTGCTCGGCGGCTGGATGAAACCGGCGGATCAGCGCAACGGTAACGAACAGGCTTCCCTCGACCGCTCCAACGAGTTGACCGACGAACTGCTGGCCGCCGACGTGCTGGTGATGGCCGCACCGATGTACAACTTCGCCATCCCCAGCACCCTCAAGGCCTGGCTGGATCACGTGTTGCGGGCGGGTGTGACCTTCAAGTACACCCCCACCGGGCCGCAAGGTTTGTTGACCGGCAAGCGTGCCATTGTGTTGACCGCGCGGGGTGGCATCCACACCGGCGCCAGTTCCGATCACCAGGAACCGTACCTGCGCCAGGTCATGGCCTTTATCGGCATCCACGATGTCACTTTCATTCACGCCGAAGGGGTGAACCTGAGCGGGGACTTCCAGGAAAAGGGCATCAACCACGCCAAGGCCCAGCTGGTACAGCTCGTGGCATGA
- a CDS encoding LysR family transcriptional regulator → MKAPRVTLDQWRTLQAVVDHGGFAQAAEALHRSQSSVSYTVARMQDQLGVPLLRIDGRKAVLTDAGEVLLRRSRQLVKNASQLEDLAHHMEQGWEAEVRLVVDAAYPNARLVRALTAFMPQSRGCRVRLREEVLSGVEELLMEGVADLAICGFSIPGYLGTEMSDVEFVAVAHPEHALHRMNRELSFQDLESQMQVVIRDSGRQQPRDVGWLGAEQRWTVGSLATAAAFVGSGLGFAWLPRHMIERELAEGVLKQLPLEQGGSRHPTFYLYSNKDKPLGPATQILVELLRTFDTAPLDAPFAAPRQA, encoded by the coding sequence TTGAAAGCGCCCCGCGTTACCCTCGATCAATGGCGCACGCTGCAAGCCGTCGTCGACCACGGCGGCTTCGCCCAGGCAGCGGAAGCGCTGCACCGTTCGCAGTCCTCGGTGAGCTACACCGTGGCCCGTATGCAAGACCAACTCGGCGTGCCGCTGCTGCGCATCGACGGGCGCAAGGCGGTACTCACCGACGCCGGTGAAGTGCTGCTGCGCCGCTCCCGGCAACTGGTGAAAAACGCCAGCCAGCTGGAAGACCTCGCCCACCATATGGAACAGGGCTGGGAAGCCGAAGTGCGGCTGGTCGTCGATGCGGCCTACCCCAACGCGCGCCTGGTACGCGCACTCACCGCGTTCATGCCGCAGAGCCGTGGTTGCCGGGTGCGTTTGCGTGAAGAGGTGCTGTCCGGCGTCGAAGAGCTGTTGATGGAAGGCGTGGCCGACCTGGCGATTTGCGGCTTCAGCATCCCCGGCTACCTGGGCACCGAAATGAGCGACGTGGAGTTCGTCGCCGTGGCCCACCCCGAGCACGCCTTGCACCGCATGAACCGCGAACTGAGCTTCCAGGACCTGGAAAGCCAGATGCAGGTGGTGATCCGCGACTCCGGCCGCCAGCAACCCCGGGATGTAGGCTGGCTCGGCGCCGAACAACGCTGGACCGTCGGCAGCCTGGCCACCGCCGCCGCGTTTGTCGGCAGCGGCCTGGGTTTTGCCTGGCTGCCACGGCACATGATCGAGCGTGAACTCGCCGAAGGCGTGCTCAAGCAGCTACCCTTGGAACAGGGCGGCAGCCGCCACCCCACGTTCTACCTGTATTCAAACAAGGACAAACCCTTGGGGCCGGCGACGCAGATCCTCGTGGAGCTGCTGCGCACCTTTGACACCGCCCCCCTGGACGCGCCTTTCGCCGCCCCCCGGCAAGCCTGA
- a CDS encoding alpha/beta fold hydrolase, which yields MAWFDHEGCSLHYEEYGHGTPLILIHGLGSSSQDWELQVPALGRHYRLIVVDVRGHGRSDKPRERYSIEGFTYDLVALIEHLDLPPTHVVGLSMGGMIAFQLAVDEPGRVKSLCIVNSAPQVKVRSAQEYWWWARRWTLARVLSLATIGKALGDRLFPKPAQADLRRKMAERWAKNDKRAYLASFDAIVGWGVQERLSRITCPTLVISADHDYTPVAQKENYVKLLPDARLVVIEDSRHATPLDQPEVFNTTLLDFLETVETTTQDH from the coding sequence ATGGCCTGGTTCGACCATGAAGGCTGCAGCCTGCACTATGAGGAGTACGGCCACGGCACGCCGCTGATCCTGATCCACGGCCTGGGCTCCAGCAGCCAGGATTGGGAACTGCAGGTGCCAGCGCTGGGCCGCCACTACCGCCTGATTGTGGTGGATGTGCGCGGCCATGGGCGCTCGGACAAGCCTCGGGAGCGCTATAGCATCGAAGGGTTCACCTACGACCTGGTCGCCCTGATCGAGCACCTGGATCTGCCGCCCACCCATGTGGTGGGTTTGTCCATGGGCGGCATGATCGCCTTCCAACTGGCGGTGGACGAACCCGGCCGGGTCAAGAGCCTGTGCATCGTCAACAGCGCGCCACAGGTCAAGGTACGCAGTGCCCAGGAGTACTGGTGGTGGGCCAGGCGCTGGACGCTCGCCCGTGTGCTCAGCCTCGCCACCATCGGCAAGGCACTCGGCGACCGGCTGTTCCCAAAACCGGCACAGGCCGACCTGCGCCGCAAGATGGCCGAACGCTGGGCAAAAAACGACAAACGTGCTTATCTCGCCAGCTTCGATGCGATTGTGGGCTGGGGCGTACAGGAACGACTTTCGAGGATTACCTGTCCAACCCTGGTCATCAGCGCCGACCACGACTACACCCCCGTGGCCCAGAAAGAAAACTATGTAAAACTGCTGCCCGATGCGCGACTGGTGGTGATCGAGGATTCCCGCCATGCCACGCCCTTGGACCAACCCGAAGTCTTTAATACCACCCTGCTCGATTTTCTAGAGACAGTCGAAACCACTACCCAGGATCACTGA
- a CDS encoding peptidylprolyl isomerase — protein MLKKIAFFAGSVLFAANLMAAEPSKAPHVLISTTNGDIEIELDPVKAPISTKNFLAYVDKGFYTNTIFHRVIPGFMVQGGGFTQQMSQKPTEAPIKNEASNGLHNVRGTLSMARTSNPDSATSQFFINVADNAFLDPGRDAGYAVFAKVVKGMDVVDIIVNSQTTTKQGMQNVPIDPVLIKSAKRID, from the coding sequence ATGCTGAAAAAAATCGCCTTTTTTGCCGGTTCCGTTCTGTTCGCTGCCAACCTGATGGCCGCCGAGCCTTCCAAGGCGCCACACGTATTGATCTCCACCACCAACGGCGACATTGAAATCGAACTGGACCCGGTCAAGGCGCCGATCAGTACCAAGAATTTCCTCGCCTATGTCGACAAAGGCTTCTACACCAACACGATCTTCCACCGCGTGATCCCGGGCTTCATGGTCCAGGGTGGCGGGTTCACCCAGCAGATGTCGCAAAAGCCGACCGAAGCGCCGATCAAGAACGAAGCCAGCAATGGCCTGCATAACGTGCGTGGCACGCTGTCGATGGCCCGCACCTCGAACCCGGATTCGGCCACCAGCCAGTTCTTCATCAACGTGGCTGACAACGCCTTCCTCGACCCGGGTCGCGATGCCGGTTATGCGGTGTTCGCCAAAGTGGTCAAGGGCATGGATGTGGTCGATATCATCGTCAACTCCCAGACCACCACCAAGCAAGGCATGCAGAACGTGCCAATCGATCCTGTCCTGATCAAGTCGGCCAAGCGCATCGACTGA
- a CDS encoding ABC transporter ATP-binding protein yields MLYRRFEQLIDIFRDAPSAAPPDKVLPFYLYYLRQVWPCFAALLVVGLVGALIEVALFSYLSRIIDLAQGTPPADFFQIHSTELIWMAVVALLLRPIFNGLHDLLVHQTINPGMTSLIRWQNHSYVLKQSLNFFQNDFAGRIAQRIMQTGNSLRDSAVATAEAIWHVSIYAITSLVLFAEADWRLMIPLITWIICYCLALRYFVPRVKERSVISSEARSKLMGRIVDGYTNITTLKLFAHTQNEQEYAKEAIIEQTEKTQLAARVLTSMDAVITVLNGLLIVTTTGLALWLWTQSLISVGAIALATGLVIRIVNMSGWIMWVVNGIFENIGIVQDGLKTIAQPLAVVDRDNAPRLTVPHGEVRFEQVDFHYGKQSGIIGGLNLNIQAGEKIGLIGPSGAGKSTLVNLLLRLYDLQGGRILIDGQNIAEVAQETLREQIGMITQDTSLLHRSIRDNLLYGKPDATDEQLWAAVHKARADEFIPLLSDSEGRTGLDAHVGERGVKLSGGQRQRIAIARVLLKDAPILIMDEATSALDSEVEAAIQESLETLMQGKTVIAIAHRLSTIARMDRLVVLEKGQIAETGSHAELLAHGGLYARLWQHQTGGFVGID; encoded by the coding sequence ATGCTCTATCGTCGTTTTGAACAACTGATCGATATTTTCCGCGACGCTCCCAGCGCCGCCCCTCCCGACAAAGTCCTGCCCTTCTACCTCTACTACCTGCGCCAGGTGTGGCCCTGTTTTGCCGCACTGCTGGTGGTGGGCCTGGTCGGTGCGCTGATCGAAGTCGCGCTGTTCAGCTACCTGAGCCGTATCATCGACCTGGCCCAGGGCACACCGCCCGCCGACTTCTTCCAGATCCACAGCACCGAGCTGATCTGGATGGCCGTGGTCGCCCTGCTGCTGCGCCCGATTTTCAATGGCCTGCACGACTTGCTGGTGCACCAGACCATCAACCCCGGCATGACCAGCCTGATCCGCTGGCAGAACCACAGCTATGTGCTCAAGCAGAGCCTGAATTTCTTCCAGAACGATTTCGCCGGGCGCATTGCCCAGCGCATCATGCAAACCGGCAACTCCTTGCGTGACTCTGCGGTGGCAACAGCGGAAGCCATCTGGCACGTGTCGATCTACGCCATCACCTCCCTGGTGCTGTTTGCCGAGGCCGACTGGCGACTGATGATTCCGTTGATCACCTGGATCATTTGTTACTGCCTGGCATTGCGTTACTTCGTACCGCGGGTGAAAGAGCGTTCGGTGATTTCTTCCGAAGCCCGTTCCAAACTCATGGGGCGCATCGTCGACGGCTACACCAACATCACCACCTTGAAGCTGTTCGCCCATACCCAGAATGAGCAGGAATACGCCAAGGAAGCGATCATTGAGCAAACCGAAAAAACCCAGCTGGCGGCACGCGTGCTCACCAGCATGGATGCGGTCATCACCGTCCTCAACGGCCTGCTGATCGTCACCACCACCGGCCTGGCCCTGTGGTTGTGGACCCAGTCGCTGATTTCCGTGGGCGCCATCGCCCTGGCCACTGGCCTGGTGATTCGCATCGTCAACATGTCCGGCTGGATCATGTGGGTGGTCAACGGCATTTTCGAAAATATCGGCATCGTGCAGGACGGCCTCAAGACCATTGCCCAACCCCTGGCCGTGGTCGACCGCGACAACGCCCCGCGCCTGACAGTGCCCCATGGCGAAGTACGCTTCGAGCAGGTGGATTTCCACTACGGCAAGCAGAGCGGGATCATTGGCGGCTTGAACCTGAACATCCAGGCCGGTGAAAAGATCGGCCTGATCGGCCCGTCCGGCGCGGGCAAGTCGACCCTGGTCAACCTGCTGCTGCGCCTCTACGACCTGCAAGGCGGGCGGATCCTGATCGACGGCCAGAACATCGCCGAAGTGGCCCAGGAAACCCTGCGCGAACAGATCGGCATGATCACCCAGGACACCTCGCTGCTGCACCGCTCGATCCGCGACAACCTGCTGTACGGCAAGCCGGACGCCACCGACGAACAACTCTGGGCCGCCGTGCACAAGGCGCGTGCCGACGAGTTCATCCCGCTGCTGTCGGACTCGGAAGGCCGTACCGGGCTGGATGCCCACGTCGGCGAACGCGGGGTGAAACTCTCCGGTGGGCAGCGTCAACGTATCGCTATCGCCCGTGTACTGCTCAAGGATGCGCCGATCCTGATCATGGACGAAGCCACCTCGGCGCTGGACTCGGAAGTGGAGGCGGCGATCCAGGAGAGCCTGGAGACCCTGATGCAAGGCAAGACGGTGATTGCGATTGCGCACCGGTTGTCGACCATCGCGCGGATGGACCGCCTGGTGGTGCTGGAGAAAGGCCAGATTGCCGAGACGGGCAGCCATGCCGAACTGCTGGCCCA